One stretch of Mycolicibacterium fallax DNA includes these proteins:
- a CDS encoding DEAD/DEAH box helicase: MTAQPSFADLGVPTPLIDSLTERGITSPFPIQVSTLPDSLAGRDVLGRGKTGSGKTLAFSIPLATRLDPATRRPSRPTGLVLAPTRELATQIAATLQPLAAARGLKVTTIFGGVAQSRQETALRAGADIVVACPGRLEDLMRQKLISLDAVQIAVLDEADHMADLGFLPGVTRILAATPADGQRLLFSATLDNGVDKLVKRFLRNPVSHSVDEANSPVAAMTHHVFHVAGADVKKDLVLRLASGSDRRILFMRTKHQARKLARQLTTAGIPSVDLHGNLSQNARDRNLAAFSDGTARVLVATDIAARGVHVDDVGLVVHVDPPAEHKAYLHRSGRTARAGSAGDVVTIVLPEQRSDTSVLLRKAGIKVAPQQVTAASDSVTELVGEVAPLRMPAPEPAPARSAPARQKPARQGSGRQGSGRQGAGRSGSGRQGAGRQGTARQGAAPQSAAKPNPGRQNPTANTAGGSAAPRSRRPRRAGRPAGAPTVQSRG; the protein is encoded by the coding sequence ATGACTGCCCAACCCAGCTTTGCCGACCTTGGGGTGCCCACCCCGCTGATCGACTCGCTCACCGAACGCGGCATCACCAGCCCGTTCCCCATCCAGGTCTCCACCCTGCCCGACTCGCTGGCCGGCCGCGATGTGCTCGGCCGCGGCAAGACCGGCAGCGGTAAGACGCTGGCCTTCTCGATCCCGCTGGCCACCCGGCTGGATCCGGCGACCCGCCGCCCGTCCCGGCCGACCGGCCTGGTGCTGGCGCCCACCCGGGAGCTGGCCACCCAGATCGCCGCGACCCTGCAGCCGCTGGCCGCCGCCCGCGGCCTGAAGGTGACCACCATCTTCGGTGGCGTCGCCCAGAGCCGGCAGGAGACCGCGCTGCGCGCCGGCGCCGACATCGTCGTGGCCTGCCCGGGGCGGCTGGAAGATCTGATGCGCCAGAAGCTGATCAGCCTGGACGCCGTGCAGATCGCGGTGCTCGACGAGGCCGATCACATGGCCGATCTGGGCTTCCTGCCCGGCGTCACCCGCATCCTGGCCGCCACCCCGGCCGACGGTCAGCGGCTGCTGTTCTCCGCGACGCTGGACAACGGCGTCGACAAGCTGGTCAAGCGATTCCTGCGAAACCCGGTGTCGCACAGCGTCGACGAGGCGAACTCGCCGGTGGCCGCGATGACCCATCACGTGTTCCACGTGGCGGGCGCCGACGTGAAGAAGGACCTGGTGCTGCGGCTGGCCTCGGGCAGCGATCGCCGAATCCTGTTCATGCGCACCAAGCATCAGGCCCGCAAGCTGGCCCGCCAGCTGACCACCGCCGGAATCCCGTCGGTGGATCTGCACGGCAACCTGTCGCAGAACGCCCGGGACCGCAACCTCGCCGCCTTCTCCGACGGCACCGCCCGGGTCCTGGTGGCCACCGACATTGCCGCGCGCGGCGTACACGTCGACGACGTGGGTCTGGTCGTGCACGTGGATCCGCCGGCCGAGCACAAGGCCTACCTGCACCGGTCCGGGCGCACCGCCCGCGCGGGCAGCGCCGGCGACGTCGTCACCATCGTGTTGCCCGAACAGCGTTCGGACACTTCGGTTCTGCTGCGCAAGGCCGGCATCAAGGTCGCCCCGCAGCAGGTCACCGCCGCTTCGGACTCGGTCACCGAGCTGGTCGGCGAGGTTGCCCCGCTGCGGATGCCGGCGCCCGAGCCCGCCCCGGCTCGCAGCGCCCCCGCCCGGCAGAAGCCGGCACGCCAGGGCTCCGGTCGCCAGGGCTCCGGTCGCCAGGGTGCCGGTCGCTCCGGCTCGGGGCGCCAGGGCGCCGGGCGCCAGGGGACGGCCCGTCAGGGTGCGGCGCCGCAGAGTGCCGCCAAGCCCAACCCGGGCCGGCAGAACCCGACGGCCAACACCGCCGGTGGCAGCGCGGCCCCGCGCAGCCGTCGCCCGCGTCGTGCCGGGCGGCCCGCCGGCGCGCCCACGGTGCAGTCGCGGGGCTGA
- the abc-f gene encoding ribosomal protection-like ABC-F family protein encodes MSATLVAKDVAGGYAHRVLFEHLDLTVAAGDVVGVVGANGAGKTTLLRVLAGDLAPLSGTVSRTPPDAFVGWLPQEHERVAGETVGGYVARRTGCAAATAAMDAAAEALADPDAPAAAADVYAAALDHWLATGAPDLDERLGAVLTELGLDQSAMAPEDALMTSLSGGQAARVGLAALLCSRFDIVLLDEPTNDLDLDGLDRLEEVVAGMRGGVVLVSHDREFLSRSVTRVLELDLAQHTNTIYGGGYDSYLQEREVARRHRRQEYDEYAERKADLVARARTQREWSSQGVRNAIRKAPDNDKIRRRAASESSEKQAQKVRQMESRIARLEEVVEPRKEWVLQFTIGAAPRSSTVVSTLNDAVVRRGDFTLGPVSIQVNAGERIGITGPNGAGKSTLLRLLLGQLEPESGTAQLGSNVAIGEVDQSRRLFTGSQRLADRFEALMPDYTTEQVRTLLAKFGLRADHVDRPVDALSPGERTRAALALLQARGTNVLVLDEPTNHLDLPAIEQLESALESYQGALLLVTHDRRMLANVRVDRCWRVAEGRVTEE; translated from the coding sequence ATGAGCGCCACCCTGGTCGCCAAGGATGTGGCAGGCGGCTATGCGCACCGGGTGCTGTTCGAGCACCTGGATCTCACCGTCGCCGCGGGGGACGTCGTCGGCGTCGTCGGCGCCAACGGTGCCGGCAAGACCACCCTGCTGCGGGTGCTGGCCGGCGACCTGGCCCCGCTGTCGGGCACCGTCTCGCGCACCCCGCCGGACGCCTTCGTCGGCTGGCTGCCCCAGGAACACGAGCGGGTCGCCGGCGAGACGGTCGGCGGGTACGTCGCCCGACGCACCGGTTGCGCCGCGGCCACCGCGGCCATGGACGCCGCCGCGGAGGCGCTCGCCGACCCCGACGCCCCGGCCGCCGCCGCCGACGTCTACGCCGCGGCGCTGGACCACTGGCTGGCCACCGGCGCGCCGGACCTGGACGAACGACTGGGCGCGGTGCTCACCGAACTCGGCCTCGACCAGAGCGCGATGGCACCCGAGGACGCGCTGATGACCAGCCTGTCGGGCGGGCAGGCCGCGCGCGTCGGGCTGGCCGCGCTGCTGTGTTCGCGGTTCGACATCGTCCTGCTCGACGAGCCGACCAACGACCTGGACCTGGACGGCCTGGACCGGCTGGAGGAGGTGGTGGCCGGCATGCGCGGCGGTGTCGTGCTGGTCAGCCACGACCGGGAATTCCTGTCCCGCAGCGTGACTCGCGTCCTGGAACTCGACCTGGCCCAGCACACCAACACCATCTACGGCGGCGGCTATGACAGCTACCTGCAGGAGCGGGAGGTCGCGCGTCGACACCGCCGCCAGGAGTACGACGAGTACGCCGAACGCAAGGCCGACCTCGTTGCCCGCGCGCGAACCCAGCGCGAATGGTCGAGTCAGGGCGTGCGCAACGCGATCCGCAAGGCGCCCGACAACGACAAGATCCGTCGCCGGGCCGCCAGCGAATCCAGCGAGAAGCAGGCGCAGAAGGTGCGCCAGATGGAGAGCCGGATCGCCCGACTCGAGGAGGTCGTCGAGCCGCGCAAGGAATGGGTGCTGCAGTTCACCATCGGCGCCGCACCCCGATCCAGCACCGTCGTCTCCACCCTCAACGACGCCGTGGTGCGCCGCGGCGACTTCACCCTCGGGCCGGTGTCGATCCAGGTGAACGCCGGTGAGCGGATCGGCATCACCGGACCCAACGGGGCCGGGAAGTCGACGCTGCTGCGGCTGCTGCTCGGCCAGCTCGAACCGGAATCCGGGACCGCGCAGCTGGGCAGCAACGTGGCGATCGGCGAGGTGGATCAGTCCCGGCGGCTGTTCACCGGATCGCAGCGGCTCGCCGACCGCTTCGAGGCGCTGATGCCGGACTACACCACCGAACAGGTGCGGACCCTGCTGGCCAAGTTCGGACTGCGCGCCGACCATGTGGACCGCCCGGTGGACGCGCTGTCGCCGGGGGAGCGCACCCGCGCCGCGCTGGCGCTGCTGCAGGCCCGCGGCACCAATGTGCTGGTCCTCGACGAGCCGACCAACCACCTCGACCTGCCCGCGATCGAACAGCTCGAATCCGCGCTGGAGTCCTACCAGGGCGCGCTGCTGTTGGTCACCCACGACCGCCGGATGCTGGCGAACGTCCGGGTGGACCGGTGCTGGCGGGTCGCCGAGGGCCGCGTCACCGAGGAGTGA
- a CDS encoding MFS transporter codes for MTANSNVAPVEAGDDARLPAEVWVLIAANAVIALGYGVLAPVLPDYARHFGVSISAATFVITAFALMRLVFAPAAGLLVQRLGERRVYVAGLLIVAASTAACAFAQTYWQLLAFRALGGIGSTMFFISALGLMIRISPPRARGRIAGMFSSAFLIGSVGGPILGSLTAGFGLAAPFLIYGAALFVAAMVVFIALRHSTLASPDAQADTKVSIRDVLHHGAYRASLLSNFATGWSAFGLRIALVPLFVVDVLDRDTSAAGIALAAYAIGNVAAVIPSGHLSDRIGRRLLLIVGLSVAGVATAIVGMSEDFTFFLVAALLAGFATGMFSSPQQAAVADVIGNKARGGTAVATFQMTADLGSIIGSTAVGMIAQHTSFPLAFGISGAILVIAAVGWMFAPETRGMSGVEHTPARPLGPEAGGELP; via the coding sequence GTGACCGCCAACTCCAACGTCGCCCCGGTCGAGGCGGGAGACGACGCACGACTGCCCGCCGAGGTCTGGGTGCTCATCGCGGCGAACGCGGTGATCGCGCTGGGCTACGGGGTGCTGGCGCCGGTGCTGCCGGACTACGCCCGACATTTCGGTGTGTCGATCAGCGCGGCGACCTTCGTCATCACCGCCTTCGCGCTGATGCGGCTGGTCTTCGCGCCGGCGGCCGGGCTGCTGGTGCAGCGGCTGGGGGAGCGCCGGGTCTACGTCGCCGGGTTGCTGATCGTCGCCGCCTCCACCGCGGCCTGCGCGTTCGCCCAAACCTATTGGCAGCTGCTGGCTTTCCGGGCGCTCGGTGGGATCGGCTCGACGATGTTCTTCATCTCCGCGCTGGGGCTGATGATCCGGATCAGCCCACCGCGGGCCCGCGGCCGGATCGCCGGGATGTTCTCCTCGGCGTTTCTGATCGGCTCGGTCGGCGGGCCGATCCTGGGCAGCCTGACCGCCGGGTTCGGGTTGGCCGCGCCGTTCCTCATCTATGGCGCGGCGCTGTTCGTCGCGGCAATGGTGGTGTTCATCGCGCTGCGGCACTCCACCCTGGCCTCCCCGGACGCCCAGGCTGATACGAAGGTCAGCATCCGCGATGTGCTGCACCACGGCGCCTACCGGGCCTCGCTGCTGTCCAACTTCGCCACCGGCTGGTCGGCGTTCGGGCTGCGGATCGCGCTGGTGCCGCTGTTCGTCGTCGACGTGCTGGACCGCGACACCAGCGCCGCGGGCATCGCGTTGGCGGCCTACGCCATCGGCAACGTCGCCGCGGTGATCCCCAGCGGCCACCTGTCCGACCGAATCGGCCGGCGGCTGCTGCTGATCGTCGGGCTGTCGGTGGCCGGGGTGGCGACGGCGATCGTCGGGATGTCCGAGGACTTCACCTTCTTCCTGGTGGCCGCGCTGCTGGCCGGCTTCGCCACCGGCATGTTCAGCTCACCCCAGCAGGCCGCGGTGGCCGACGTGATCGGCAACAAGGCCCGCGGCGGCACCGCCGTCGCGACCTTCCAGATGACCGCCGACCTGGGCTCGATCATCGGCTCCACCGCCGTCGGGATGATCGCGCAGCACACCTCGTTCCCGCTGGCGTTCGGCATCAGCGGCGCCATCCTGGTGATCGCCGCCGTCGGCTGGATGTTCGCCCCGGAAACCCGGGGGATGTCCGGCGTGGAGCACACCCCGGCCCGGCCGCTGGGGCCGGAGGCCGGTGGAGAACTGCCCTGA
- the pgm gene encoding phosphoglucomutase (alpha-D-glucose-1,6-bisphosphate-dependent) encodes MAANPRAGQPAQPEDLIDLPHLVTSYYAVAPDPEDVDQQVAFGTSGHRGSSLDGAFNEAHILATTQAIVEYRAAAGTTGPLFLGRDTHGLSEPAWTTALEVLAGNGVVAMIDSADRYTPTPAVSHAILTFNRGRDADLADGIVVTPSHNPPRDGGFKYNPPNGGPADTDATSAIARRANEILRGGLTDVRRMPLARARGTAQRHDYLDSYVADLPNVVDLHAIRAEGIRIGADPLGGASVDYWGAIAERHNLNLTVVNPLVDATWRFMTLDTDGKIRMDCSSPNAMAGLIRSLDGGADYQIATGNDADSDRHGIVTPDGGLMNPNHYLAVAIDYLYTHRPNWPGTVAVGKTAVSSSIIDRVAAGIGRELIEVPVGFKWFVPGLISGTIGFGGEESAGASFLRTDGSTWTTDKDGIILALLAAEILAVTGKSPSQRYAELAQQYGASTYARIDAPADREQKARLAKLSAEQVSATELAGEPITAKLTAAPGNGAALGGLKVTTENAWFAARPSGTEDVYKIYAESFKGPEHLAQVQQAAREVVNSVIA; translated from the coding sequence ATGGCCGCCAACCCCCGCGCCGGACAGCCGGCTCAGCCCGAAGACCTCATCGACCTGCCGCATCTGGTGACGTCGTACTACGCCGTGGCGCCCGACCCGGAGGACGTCGACCAGCAGGTCGCCTTCGGTACCTCCGGGCACCGCGGATCGAGCCTGGACGGGGCGTTCAACGAGGCGCACATACTGGCCACCACCCAGGCGATCGTGGAGTACCGGGCCGCCGCGGGCACCACCGGGCCGTTGTTCCTCGGCCGCGACACCCACGGGCTGTCCGAGCCGGCCTGGACCACCGCGCTGGAGGTGCTGGCCGGCAACGGCGTCGTCGCGATGATCGACTCGGCCGACCGCTACACCCCGACGCCGGCGGTCAGCCACGCCATCCTGACCTTCAACCGCGGGCGCGACGCCGACCTCGCCGACGGGATCGTCGTCACCCCGTCGCACAATCCGCCGCGCGACGGCGGATTCAAATACAACCCGCCCAACGGCGGGCCGGCCGACACCGACGCGACCTCGGCGATTGCCCGCCGCGCCAACGAGATCCTGCGCGGCGGACTCACGGACGTGCGGCGGATGCCGCTGGCCCGCGCGCGGGGCACCGCGCAGCGCCACGACTACCTCGACAGCTATGTTGCCGACCTGCCGAATGTGGTTGATCTGCATGCGATCCGGGCCGAGGGCATCCGGATCGGCGCCGACCCGCTCGGCGGCGCCAGCGTCGACTACTGGGGCGCGATCGCCGAGCGGCACAACCTGAACCTGACCGTGGTCAACCCGCTGGTGGACGCGACGTGGCGGTTCATGACCCTGGACACCGACGGCAAGATCCGGATGGACTGCAGTTCGCCGAACGCGATGGCGGGGCTGATCCGCAGCCTCGACGGCGGCGCCGACTACCAGATCGCCACCGGCAACGACGCCGACTCCGACCGGCACGGCATCGTCACCCCCGACGGCGGCCTGATGAACCCCAATCACTATCTGGCGGTGGCGATCGACTACCTCTACACCCACCGGCCCAACTGGCCGGGCACCGTCGCGGTCGGTAAGACCGCGGTCAGCAGCTCGATCATCGACCGGGTGGCCGCCGGCATCGGCCGCGAGCTGATCGAGGTACCGGTCGGTTTCAAATGGTTCGTGCCCGGACTGATCAGCGGCACAATCGGGTTCGGCGGCGAGGAGTCCGCCGGCGCGTCGTTCCTGCGCACCGACGGCAGCACCTGGACCACCGACAAGGACGGCATCATCCTGGCGCTGCTGGCCGCGGAGATCCTGGCGGTGACCGGCAAGTCGCCGTCGCAGCGCTACGCCGAACTGGCCCAGCAGTACGGCGCGTCGACCTATGCCCGCATCGACGCGCCGGCCGACCGGGAGCAGAAGGCCCGGCTGGCCAAGCTGTCCGCGGAGCAGGTCAGTGCCACCGAGCTGGCCGGTGAGCCGATCACCGCCAAGCTGACCGCCGCGCCGGGCAACGGTGCGGCGCTGGGCGGGCTGAAGGTGACCACCGAGAACGCCTGGTTCGCCGCGCGCCCGTCGGGCACCGAGGACGTCTACAAGATCTACGCCGAGTCCTTCAAGGGCCCCGAGCATCTCGCGCAGGTTCAGCAGGCCGCCCGCGAGGTGGTGAACTCCGTCATCGCGTGA
- the crcB gene encoding fluoride efflux transporter CrcB: protein MLGHDHRELAAVFVGGAIGTLARAAVATLAVPDPTRWPWPTFMVNILGAFLLGYFSTRLLERLPQSSYRRPLLGTGLCGGLTTFSTMQVETVRMLEHHAYLLALAYVLASVVTGFLAVHLATGLVRGGFARSGA, encoded by the coding sequence GTGCTCGGCCATGACCACCGCGAGTTGGCCGCCGTTTTCGTCGGCGGCGCGATCGGCACCCTCGCGCGCGCCGCCGTCGCCACGCTCGCCGTGCCCGACCCGACCCGCTGGCCGTGGCCGACGTTCATGGTCAACATCCTGGGCGCATTTCTGCTCGGCTACTTCAGCACCCGGTTGCTGGAGCGACTGCCGCAGTCCAGCTACCGGCGGCCGCTGCTGGGCACCGGGCTGTGCGGCGGGCTCACCACGTTCTCCACCATGCAGGTCGAGACGGTGCGGATGCTCGAGCATCACGCCTACCTGCTGGCCCTGGCCTACGTGCTGGCCAGCGTCGTCACCGGTTTCCTGGCCGTGCACCTGGCGACCGGCCTGGTCCGCGGGGGCTTCGCGCGGAGTGGCGCATGA
- the crcB gene encoding fluoride efflux transporter CrcB encodes MSGVLVWALVAVIGGFGAVARFLVDRAVSQRTPRPFPYGTLAVNISGAALLGFVGGLTLGQHAALLAGTAFVGAYTTFSTWMFETHRLAEERQLRPALANIVVSVLLGVPAAWAGSMAAGALQ; translated from the coding sequence ATGTCCGGGGTGCTGGTGTGGGCGCTGGTCGCGGTGATCGGCGGGTTCGGGGCGGTGGCCCGGTTCCTGGTCGACCGGGCGGTCTCACAGCGCACCCCCCGGCCCTTCCCGTACGGGACGCTGGCGGTCAACATCTCCGGTGCGGCACTGCTCGGCTTCGTCGGCGGCCTGACGCTCGGCCAGCACGCCGCGCTGCTGGCCGGCACCGCCTTCGTCGGCGCCTACACCACGTTCTCCACCTGGATGTTCGAGACGCACCGGCTGGCCGAGGAGCGTCAGCTCCGTCCGGCGCTGGCCAACATCGTGGTCAGCGTGCTGCTCGGCGTGCCGGCCGCGTGGGCGGGCAGCATGGCGGCGGGAGCACTGCAATGA
- a CDS encoding DUF190 domain-containing protein: MTEILKLTGYLAERERYRGRFLTDAMLELFARREVATSIVLRGIASFGPRNVARTDELLSMSEDLPAVVVAADTAERIAGLAEEVAAIIGRGLLTVERARLIDQSGLPDPHDDEAVRMTLFLGRRQRVGGAPAHVAATAVLHRLGFAGAIGCLGVDGTVGGRRRRAGFLSRNVEVPMLLLAVGTRRQARAAAAELRDLLGEVFLTVERLQICKHNSVLHARPHPLPATDAAGLPLFQKVTVFTDEDARHDGQPIHRALVARLRESHAAGATAVRGVWGFTAPDAPHGDRMSRLSRRVPVATVLIDTPAGIAASFGIVDELTAEHGLVTSELVPAALSIDGAHRHGGIRLARHDC; this comes from the coding sequence ATGACCGAGATCCTCAAGTTGACCGGCTATCTCGCCGAACGTGAGCGGTACCGCGGCCGGTTCCTGACCGACGCGATGCTGGAACTGTTCGCCCGGCGCGAGGTCGCCACCAGCATCGTGCTGCGCGGCATCGCCAGCTTCGGCCCCCGCAACGTCGCGCGCACCGACGAGCTGCTGAGCATGTCCGAGGACCTGCCGGCCGTCGTCGTCGCCGCCGACACCGCCGAGCGGATCGCCGGACTCGCCGAGGAGGTCGCGGCCATCATCGGGCGGGGTCTGCTCACCGTCGAGCGGGCCCGGCTGATCGATCAGTCCGGCCTGCCCGACCCGCACGACGACGAGGCGGTGCGGATGACGCTGTTCCTGGGCCGACGGCAACGGGTCGGCGGGGCCCCGGCCCACGTCGCGGCCACCGCCGTGCTGCACCGGCTGGGCTTCGCCGGGGCGATCGGCTGCCTCGGGGTCGACGGCACCGTCGGCGGCAGGCGCCGGCGGGCCGGGTTCCTCAGCCGCAACGTCGAGGTGCCGATGCTGCTGCTGGCCGTCGGCACCCGGCGGCAAGCCCGCGCCGCCGCCGCCGAGCTGCGGGACCTGCTCGGCGAGGTGTTCCTGACCGTCGAACGCCTGCAGATCTGCAAGCACAATTCGGTGCTGCACGCTCGGCCGCACCCGCTGCCGGCCACCGACGCCGCCGGTCTGCCGCTGTTCCAGAAGGTGACGGTGTTCACCGACGAGGACGCCCGGCACGACGGGCAGCCGATTCACCGCGCGCTGGTGGCGCGGCTGCGGGAATCCCACGCCGCCGGCGCGACCGCCGTGCGCGGGGTGTGGGGATTCACCGCCCCGGACGCCCCGCACGGCGACCGGATGTCACGGCTGAGCCGCCGCGTGCCGGTGGCGACCGTCCTGATCGACACCCCCGCGGGCATCGCCGCGAGCTTCGGCATCGTCGACGAGCTGACCGCCGAGCACGGTCTGGTCACCAGCGAGTTGGTGCCGGCGGCGCTGAGCATCGATGGCGCGCACCGCCACGGCGGGATCCGGTTGGCCCGGCACGACTGCTGA
- a CDS encoding GNAT family N-acetyltransferase has product MNEPASGATLPVLPRELTELSAAVRAVPAPPTPPMPDPFGLRLADPDTDAAMVADWMSRPHLVQTWESAWPAVRWHGYLRAQLAGDYSRPFIASLHGESHGYIEIYRAAKDSIAPRYDADPHDLGMHAAIADLGMMKRGYGPLLLPTLAAGLFALEPRCGRIMFDPDHRNTAARRLCERAGGEFLGEHQMANRRMALYALHRPAP; this is encoded by the coding sequence ATGAACGAGCCTGCCTCCGGCGCCACGCTGCCGGTCCTGCCGCGCGAACTGACCGAGCTCAGCGCTGCGGTCCGGGCCGTCCCGGCGCCCCCGACCCCGCCCATGCCCGACCCCTTTGGGCTGCGCCTGGCCGACCCCGACACCGACGCCGCGATGGTGGCGGACTGGATGAGCCGGCCGCACCTGGTGCAGACCTGGGAATCGGCCTGGCCCGCGGTCCGCTGGCACGGCTACCTGCGCGCGCAACTGGCCGGCGACTACTCCCGGCCGTTCATCGCATCGTTGCACGGTGAGTCGCACGGCTACATTGAGATTTACCGCGCGGCAAAGGATTCCATCGCCCCGCGGTACGACGCGGACCCCCACGACCTCGGCATGCACGCCGCCATCGCGGACCTGGGCATGATGAAGCGCGGCTACGGGCCGCTGCTGCTGCCGACCCTTGCCGCGGGGCTGTTCGCCCTGGAACCGCGGTGCGGGCGCATCATGTTCGACCCCGATCACCGCAACACCGCGGCCCGCCGGCTGTGTGAGCGGGCCGGCGGTGAATTCCTCGGCGAGCACCAGATGGCCAACCGCCGGATGGCCCTCTACGCGCTGCACCGGCCGGCCCCGTAG
- a CDS encoding cupin domain-containing protein, with product MDSVSLTTLVDEHLAAAKTAHSGRSAHTVHGGHDKHLRQTLVALAAGHGLAEHESPGEATLQVLRGRVRLSAGDDAAEGVTGDLLVVPDARHALDALEDSAVLLTVRTG from the coding sequence ATGGATTCGGTGTCGCTGACGACGCTCGTCGACGAGCATCTCGCCGCCGCGAAGACCGCCCACAGCGGCCGGTCGGCGCACACGGTGCACGGGGGCCACGACAAGCACCTGCGCCAGACCCTCGTCGCGCTGGCCGCCGGCCACGGACTGGCCGAGCACGAGAGCCCCGGCGAGGCCACCCTGCAGGTGCTGCGCGGCCGGGTGCGGCTGAGTGCCGGGGACGACGCCGCCGAGGGCGTCACCGGGGATCTGCTGGTCGTCCCGGACGCCCGGCACGCGCTGGATGCGCTGGAGGATTCGGCGGTCCTGCTGACCGTCCGCACCGGATAG
- a CDS encoding NAD(P)H-dependent amine dehydrogenase family protein, translating to MPRSTPYRVVQWTTGNVGKSSVAAIAANPTLQLVGCYAWSADKVGRDAGELAGIAPLGVAASNDVDALLALKPDVVVYNPMWIDVDELVRILESGANVVATASFITGHNQGEGRDRIAEACRRGNSSMFGSGISPGYVNQLSIVAAGICDRVDKITVNEAADTTFYDSPATEKPVGFGRPIDDPELPAMTAHGTGVFGEAVRMVADALGVDLDEVRCEAEYAQTTEDLDLGSWTIPAGCVAGVYASWQGIVGGKPVVEINLRWRKGQTLEPDWQIDQDGWVIEVSGRPTVTMKVGFLPPPDFEATTLEEFMVLGHIMTATPPLNAIPAVVAAAPGIVTYTDLPLILPRGVVNAG from the coding sequence ATGCCACGCAGCACCCCCTATCGCGTCGTCCAGTGGACCACTGGGAACGTCGGCAAGAGTTCAGTCGCCGCCATCGCCGCCAACCCCACCCTGCAGCTCGTCGGCTGCTACGCCTGGTCGGCGGACAAGGTCGGCCGCGACGCCGGGGAACTCGCCGGGATCGCCCCGCTGGGGGTGGCCGCCAGCAACGACGTCGATGCGCTGCTGGCGCTGAAACCCGATGTGGTGGTGTACAACCCGATGTGGATCGATGTCGACGAGCTGGTCCGCATCCTGGAGTCCGGGGCGAACGTGGTGGCCACGGCGTCGTTCATCACCGGCCACAATCAGGGCGAGGGCCGGGACCGGATCGCCGAGGCGTGTCGGCGCGGAAACTCCTCGATGTTCGGTTCGGGCATCAGCCCCGGCTACGTCAACCAGCTGTCGATCGTGGCGGCCGGCATCTGCGACCGGGTCGACAAGATCACCGTCAACGAGGCCGCCGACACCACCTTCTACGACTCGCCGGCCACCGAAAAGCCGGTCGGCTTCGGCCGGCCGATCGACGATCCCGAGCTGCCCGCCATGACCGCCCACGGCACCGGGGTGTTCGGTGAGGCGGTGCGGATGGTCGCCGACGCGCTGGGCGTCGACCTCGACGAGGTCCGCTGCGAGGCCGAATACGCCCAGACCACCGAGGATCTCGACCTGGGTTCCTGGACGATTCCGGCGGGCTGTGTGGCCGGCGTGTACGCCAGCTGGCAGGGCATCGTCGGCGGCAAACCGGTCGTCGAGATCAACCTGCGCTGGCGCAAGGGGCAGACGCTGGAACCGGACTGGCAGATCGATCAGGACGGTTGGGTCATCGAGGTGAGCGGTCGCCCCACGGTCACCATGAAGGTTGGCTTCCTGCCGCCGCCGGACTTCGAGGCCACCACGCTGGAGGAGTTCATGGTGCTCGGCCACATCATGACCGCGACGCCGCCGCTCAACGCGATCCCGGCCGTGGTCGCCGCCGCACCGGGCATCGTCACCTACACCGACCTGCCGCTGATCCTGCCGCGCGGGGTGGTCAACGCCGGATAG
- a CDS encoding TetR/AcrR family transcriptional regulator C-terminal domain-containing protein — protein MAGEGTQRKRPAPGRRGRPPRIDQQQIIAAAKTLAPGQLTMQAVADALGVDRSALNYYVGDRDGLVQLLVADLFDSELATVELPGTDWQDILRVYGHAIRDGVVRIGVVGTHFTLRGLGGSASLELAERITQTLLTAGFTVAQATGILTLVAALAFSDARDTLAMTEHREHAQLPEVADALARRPAEQYPAMRRVLAEIDHYARDFDFELDVVILGLERLLPPGRR, from the coding sequence ATGGCCGGCGAGGGAACCCAGCGCAAGCGCCCGGCACCGGGCCGGCGCGGCCGCCCGCCGCGCATCGATCAGCAGCAGATCATCGCCGCCGCCAAGACCCTGGCCCCCGGGCAGCTGACCATGCAGGCCGTCGCCGACGCCCTCGGCGTGGATCGCAGCGCGCTGAACTACTACGTCGGCGACCGCGACGGGCTGGTGCAGTTGCTGGTGGCCGACCTGTTCGATTCCGAACTCGCCACCGTCGAACTGCCCGGCACCGACTGGCAGGACATCCTGCGGGTCTACGGCCACGCCATCCGCGACGGCGTGGTGCGCATCGGTGTGGTCGGCACGCATTTCACCCTGCGCGGCCTGGGCGGCTCGGCCAGCCTGGAGCTCGCCGAGCGGATCACCCAGACGTTGCTGACGGCCGGTTTCACCGTCGCGCAGGCGACCGGCATCCTCACCCTGGTCGCCGCGCTGGCGTTCTCCGATGCCCGCGACACCCTGGCGATGACCGAGCACCGCGAGCACGCCCAGCTGCCCGAGGTCGCCGACGCCCTGGCCCGACGGCCGGCCGAGCAGTACCCGGCGATGCGCCGGGTGCTCGCCGAGATCGACCACTACGCCCGGGACTTCGACTTCGAACTCGACGTCGTCATCCTGGGCCTGGAACGGCTGCTGCCGCCCGGCCGCCGGTAG